One stretch of Pararhizobium qamdonense DNA includes these proteins:
- a CDS encoding sensor histidine kinase produces MARRAYSLRRGLLAWLLISTAVIGALALIDTYREAVKTANIVSDRVLAGSALAIAERVVVAEDGSLEVDIPYVALEMLTSAAQDRVFYRVDGPPGQFITGYQNLPSIADLKGQSAVYTDAQFRGEPIRVAALERSASTGINSVPFVVTVAETTIARRQLTQAILLRSAFRLLMMILGAAGIVWIAVTFSLRPLYRLGDAIAERSPDDLHPIDQSVPSEVEGLVETVNSFMVRLQSALDALRHFSGNASHQLRTPLAIIRTQLALSARATTLEEAQAAARKGDEAVAHAERILAQLLLMAKIDAAGSNEPQPLEIMDLTTLAQDITGDRVPGAGEAGIDLGFEGDGKALIRAEPLLIGELLRNLIENAIAYAGKGAEVTVRVEAAPEGVRLDVEDNGPGIPPDSRQVVRQRFARGGRGQAPGMGLGLPIVEEIAGLFGGHLTLGEGPDGKGLKASVTFPAVAAGPASISA; encoded by the coding sequence ATGGCACGCCGTGCCTATTCCCTGCGCCGGGGCCTGCTCGCCTGGCTGTTGATCTCCACCGCCGTCATCGGAGCGCTGGCGCTTATCGACACCTATCGCGAAGCGGTAAAGACGGCAAATATCGTCTCCGACCGGGTTCTCGCCGGCTCGGCGCTGGCCATTGCCGAACGGGTCGTGGTGGCCGAAGACGGCTCGCTCGAGGTCGATATCCCCTATGTGGCGCTGGAAATGCTGACGTCGGCTGCACAGGACCGCGTCTTCTACCGGGTCGATGGGCCGCCCGGCCAGTTCATCACCGGCTATCAGAACCTGCCCTCGATCGCCGATCTCAAGGGCCAGTCGGCCGTCTATACCGATGCACAGTTTCGCGGCGAGCCGATCCGGGTCGCAGCCTTGGAACGATCCGCATCGACGGGCATCAATTCCGTGCCCTTCGTCGTCACCGTCGCGGAAACCACGATTGCCCGCCGCCAGCTGACGCAGGCCATCCTCTTGCGTTCGGCCTTCCGGCTGCTGATGATGATCCTTGGGGCGGCCGGGATCGTCTGGATCGCCGTCACCTTTTCGCTGCGGCCGCTCTACCGCCTCGGCGACGCCATTGCCGAGCGCAGCCCCGACGATCTGCATCCGATCGATCAATCGGTGCCGAGCGAAGTCGAGGGTCTGGTCGAAACGGTCAATTCGTTCATGGTGCGGCTGCAATCGGCGCTCGATGCGCTGCGTCACTTTTCCGGCAATGCCAGCCACCAGCTGCGCACGCCGCTGGCAATCATTCGCACCCAGCTGGCACTGTCTGCCCGCGCAACGACCTTGGAGGAGGCGCAGGCGGCGGCGCGGAAAGGCGACGAAGCCGTCGCCCATGCCGAACGCATTCTGGCGCAATTGCTGCTGATGGCAAAGATCGACGCCGCCGGCTCGAACGAGCCGCAGCCGCTTGAGATCATGGATCTGACGACGCTGGCACAGGACATCACCGGCGACCGGGTGCCCGGCGCCGGCGAGGCCGGCATCGATCTCGGCTTCGAAGGTGACGGCAAGGCACTGATCCGGGCGGAGCCGCTTTTGATCGGCGAACTCCTGCGCAATCTCATCGAAAATGCCATCGCCTATGCCGGCAAGGGCGCCGAAGTCACGGTCCGGGTCGAAGCGGCGCCCGAGGGCGTCCGGCTCGACGTGGAAGACAATGGCCCGGGCATTCCGCCGGACAGCCGGCAGGTCGTGCGCCAGCGCTTTGCGCGCGGCGGACGCGGGCAAGCACCGGGGATGGGATTGGGACTTCCGATCGTCGAGGAAATCGCCGGACTGTTCGGCGGACATCTCACCTTAGGCGAAGGGCCGGATGGCAAGGGGCTGAAAGCCTCCGTGACATTTCCGGCCGTAGCAGCCGGTCCGGCCAGCATATCCGCCTAA
- a CDS encoding response regulator encodes MRILLVEDNTALSEGLVAILRGSGYAVDVVHDGASANAVTATETFDLVILDLNLPEMDGLDVLRSMRARQNKAAVLILTARGTQEEKIRGLDLGADDYMIKPFDISEFEARVRVLLRRQAGLRSSLVSYGKISLDLNSRTFSADGVTVDIPARELGLLEILFMRAGKVVAKEAIIQSLTAFDDDLSANAIEQYVSRLRKRLAPHGLTVRTARGIGYYLEKMAEA; translated from the coding sequence TTGCGGATACTACTGGTCGAGGACAATACGGCGCTTTCGGAGGGACTTGTCGCGATCCTGCGCGGCAGCGGCTATGCCGTCGATGTCGTGCACGACGGCGCCTCCGCCAATGCCGTCACCGCCACGGAAACCTTCGATCTCGTCATCCTTGATCTCAACCTGCCGGAGATGGACGGCCTCGACGTGCTGCGCTCGATGCGGGCGCGCCAGAACAAGGCGGCGGTGCTGATCCTGACGGCGCGCGGCACGCAAGAAGAAAAGATCAGGGGGCTCGATCTCGGCGCCGACGACTATATGATCAAGCCCTTCGATATCAGCGAATTCGAAGCCCGCGTGCGCGTTCTCCTGCGCCGCCAGGCGGGTCTGCGTTCGTCGCTGGTCAGCTACGGCAAGATCTCGCTCGATCTCAATTCGCGCACCTTCTCCGCCGATGGCGTCACGGTGGATATTCCGGCGCGGGAGTTGGGCCTGCTGGAAATCCTGTTCATGCGTGCGGGCAAGGTGGTGGCCAAGGAAGCGATCATCCAGTCGCTGACGGCCTTTGATGACGATCTCAGCGCCAATGCCATCGAGCAATATGTCAGCCGCTTGCGCAAGCGTCTGGCCCCGCACGGCCTGACGGTCCGCACCGCACGCGGCATCGGCTATTATCTCGAAAAGATGGCGGAAGCCTGA
- a CDS encoding ABC transporter substrate-binding protein: MRFLPVLCFLCGFSTPAAAQLTLFPALSGDVEAPAVIVYSSLDEPLARPMILGFQAANPDVAVRYEDMLTGEIYDRIVRETDAGQKTADFAFSSAMDLQVKLSNDGYAQRSDMPMSGRWPAWANWRNTAYALTFEPAVFVYHKPSFTTEKPPSTRAEFVDYLKRQGSAVFGKIGTYDIERSGVGFLFMARDQEQFGDIWSVIQAMGAAGVKLYSTSSAILERVSDGRFVLGYNILGSYAADWASRHPDVGIVLPRDYTVVMSRIGLVPQAAATPDLGRRYLEFFMSQEGQTIMARELQIPAVSPDVAGANTANTMREMLGGQLKPVPVSPGLMVYLDQVKRARLIAHWNEVLRLQ; the protein is encoded by the coding sequence ATGCGCTTCCTTCCCGTCCTCTGTTTTCTCTGTGGATTTTCAACGCCGGCGGCGGCCCAGCTGACGCTGTTTCCCGCACTTTCGGGCGATGTGGAGGCGCCGGCCGTCATTGTCTATTCCTCGCTCGACGAACCCCTGGCGCGTCCGATGATCCTCGGCTTCCAGGCGGCCAATCCGGATGTGGCGGTGCGTTACGAGGATATGCTGACCGGCGAGATCTACGACCGGATCGTGCGGGAAACCGATGCCGGCCAAAAGACGGCGGATTTTGCTTTCTCCTCGGCGATGGACCTGCAGGTGAAGCTCAGCAATGACGGCTATGCCCAGCGCAGCGACATGCCGATGAGCGGCCGCTGGCCGGCCTGGGCCAACTGGCGCAACACGGCCTATGCGCTGACCTTCGAGCCGGCCGTCTTCGTCTATCACAAGCCGAGCTTCACCACGGAAAAGCCGCCCTCGACGCGGGCGGAATTCGTCGATTATCTAAAGCGTCAGGGCAGCGCCGTGTTCGGCAAGATCGGCACCTATGACATCGAGCGCTCCGGCGTCGGCTTCCTGTTCATGGCGCGCGATCAGGAGCAGTTCGGCGATATCTGGTCGGTGATCCAGGCCATGGGGGCGGCCGGTGTGAAGCTCTATTCCACGAGCTCGGCCATTCTCGAGCGCGTCTCCGACGGCCGTTTCGTGCTCGGCTACAATATTCTCGGCTCCTATGCCGCCGATTGGGCCTCGCGGCATCCGGATGTCGGCATCGTGCTGCCGCGTGATTATACCGTCGTCATGTCGCGCATCGGGCTGGTGCCACAGGCGGCGGCAACGCCGGATCTCGGGCGGCGCTACCTGGAATTCTTCATGTCGCAGGAAGGCCAGACGATCATGGCGCGCGAATTGCAGATCCCCGCCGTCAGCCCGGACGTGGCAGGAGCCAATACCGCCAATACGATGCGCGAAATGCTGGGCGGCCAGTTGAAGCCGGTTCCCGTCAGCCCCGGCCTGATGGTCTATCTCGATCAGGTGAAGCGGGCGCGGCTGATCGCCCATTGGAACGAAGTTTTGCGGCTGCAGTAG
- a CDS encoding Bug family tripartite tricarboxylate transporter substrate binding protein, with protein sequence MKQFFLASILAGALALPAVAADYTIIAPANPGGGWDQTARSIQSVMQQEGISGNVQVQNVPGAGGTIGLAQFASQSAGNANALIVGGYVMVGAILTNKSPVSLNDVTPIARLTGEYEAIVVPADSPLKSMGDLVEALKKDPGAVSWGGGSAGGTDHIAVGLIAKAAGVDPTKINYIAFSGGGEALAAILGSQVTAGISGYGEFESQIKAGTLRLLAMSSPERLPGIDAPTIKEGGLDVVVENWRMVAAAPGLTDEQKAAVSADIEKLAKSAGWQETLKTKGWTDTYLAGDAFKAQLAKDVSATETVLKDIGLVQ encoded by the coding sequence TTGAAACAGTTTTTTCTGGCTTCCATTCTCGCTGGCGCTCTCGCCCTGCCGGCTGTTGCTGCTGACTACACCATCATCGCACCGGCCAATCCGGGCGGCGGCTGGGACCAGACGGCCCGCTCGATCCAGTCGGTGATGCAACAGGAAGGCATTTCCGGCAACGTTCAGGTCCAGAACGTACCGGGCGCCGGCGGCACGATCGGCCTTGCACAATTCGCCAGCCAGTCGGCCGGCAATGCCAATGCCCTGATCGTCGGCGGTTACGTCATGGTCGGCGCGATCCTCACCAACAAGTCGCCGGTCTCGCTCAACGACGTGACGCCGATCGCGCGCCTCACCGGCGAATATGAAGCCATCGTCGTTCCGGCGGATTCGCCGCTGAAGTCGATGGGTGATCTCGTCGAAGCGCTGAAGAAAGATCCGGGCGCGGTATCCTGGGGCGGCGGTTCGGCTGGTGGTACCGACCATATCGCTGTCGGCCTGATTGCCAAGGCAGCCGGCGTTGACCCGACCAAGATCAACTACATCGCGTTTTCCGGCGGCGGCGAAGCGCTTGCCGCCATTCTCGGCAGCCAGGTCACGGCCGGCATTTCCGGTTACGGCGAGTTCGAATCGCAGATCAAGGCCGGCACGCTTCGCCTGCTCGCCATGTCGAGCCCGGAGCGTCTGCCCGGCATCGACGCCCCGACCATCAAGGAAGGCGGCCTCGACGTCGTGGTAGAAAACTGGCGCATGGTTGCGGCCGCTCCTGGCCTGACCGATGAGCAGAAGGCTGCGGTTTCCGCCGATATCGAAAAGCTCGCCAAGTCGGCCGGCTGGCAGGAAACCTTGAAGACCAAGGGCTGGACCGATACCTATCTGGCCGGTGACGCGTTCAAGGCACAGCTCGCCAAGGACGTCTCTGCAACGGAAACTGTCCTCAAGGACATTGGTCTGGTTCAATGA
- a CDS encoding tripartite tricarboxylate transporter TctB family protein, with amino-acid sequence MSKGNTPSTQTRRPDRAALVIAVFLAALAGLIFWDTSRLAKITSYSGIGPATIPFVIASALLLLAAWTVFEALRGEFPARERQEFGPVIWIVGGLAAQMLTLKPLGFSIATGLLFAATAAGFGKRKLWFTIPIGIVLCLGVWLVFAGLLQLSLPAGPLEHLFW; translated from the coding sequence ATGAGCAAGGGTAACACCCCTTCGACGCAGACACGCCGCCCTGACAGGGCGGCGCTTGTCATCGCCGTCTTTCTGGCCGCGCTTGCGGGGCTGATCTTCTGGGATACGTCCCGGCTTGCCAAGATCACCAGCTATTCCGGGATCGGGCCTGCCACCATCCCCTTCGTGATTGCCAGCGCGCTGCTGCTCTTGGCTGCATGGACGGTATTCGAGGCCCTGCGCGGTGAATTTCCGGCACGCGAGCGCCAGGAATTCGGCCCCGTGATCTGGATCGTCGGCGGTCTCGCCGCACAGATGCTGACGCTGAAGCCCTTGGGTTTCTCCATCGCCACCGGCCTCCTGTTTGCTGCGACAGCGGCCGGTTTCGGCAAGCGAAAGCTCTGGTTCACGATCCCGATCGGCATCGTGCTCTGTCTCGGCGTCTGGCTGGTCTTTGCCGGGTTGCTGCAGCTCTCGTTGCCCGCCGGTCCGCTTGAACACCTGTTTTGGTAA
- a CDS encoding tripartite tricarboxylate transporter permease: MTTFDFLMQGMLVAAQPMNLFYALIGVTLGTAVGVLPGIGPALTVALLLPVTYRLDPGGSLIMFAGIYYGGMYGGSTTSILLNTPGESASIVTALEGNKMARKGRGGPALATAAIGSFVAGLIATLGLAFIAPFVVKLALVFGPREYFALMVLAFVTVSSAFGDSTLRGLTSLFIGFALAIIGIDQLTGQARMSFGIPDLLDGIEVTTLAVAMFAIGESLYIAAQGSQGPDKIEAVKGSVWMTGQDWARSWKAWLRGTAIGFPIGAMPAGGAEIGTFLSYAAEKRLSKHPEEFGHGAIEGVAGPEAANNASAAGTLVPLLTLGLPTTATAAIMLAGFQQYGLQPGPLLFATNPQLVWGLIASLLIANFMLLVLNLPLVGLWVKLLTIPKPWLYAGILLFATLGTIGANPSVFELGMLLAFGVLGYGMRIFGYPIAPVVVGLILGPLAEQQLRRALAISQGDVTVLFTSPVAAVLLVIAAAALIVPLILRARGRGQVLSQLAANED, encoded by the coding sequence ATGACCACATTCGATTTTCTCATGCAGGGCATGCTCGTCGCCGCCCAGCCTATGAATCTGTTCTATGCTCTGATCGGCGTGACGCTCGGCACAGCCGTCGGCGTTCTGCCGGGCATCGGCCCGGCGCTGACCGTGGCGCTGCTTCTGCCGGTAACCTACCGGCTGGACCCGGGCGGTTCGCTGATCATGTTTGCCGGCATCTATTACGGCGGCATGTATGGCGGCTCGACGACCTCGATCCTTCTCAATACACCGGGCGAGAGCGCCTCGATCGTCACCGCGCTCGAAGGCAACAAGATGGCCCGCAAGGGACGCGGTGGACCGGCGCTAGCAACGGCTGCCATCGGTTCGTTCGTCGCGGGCCTCATCGCAACGTTGGGGCTGGCCTTTATCGCGCCTTTCGTCGTCAAGCTGGCGCTGGTCTTTGGCCCGCGCGAATATTTCGCGCTGATGGTGCTGGCCTTCGTCACCGTGTCGTCCGCTTTCGGCGATTCGACGCTGCGCGGGCTCACCTCGCTGTTCATCGGCTTTGCGCTTGCCATTATCGGCATCGACCAGCTGACAGGCCAGGCCCGCATGAGCTTCGGTATTCCCGATCTTCTTGACGGGATTGAAGTGACGACGCTGGCGGTCGCGATGTTTGCCATCGGTGAATCGCTCTATATCGCTGCCCAGGGTTCGCAGGGTCCGGACAAGATCGAGGCGGTCAAGGGTTCCGTCTGGATGACCGGGCAGGACTGGGCGCGGTCGTGGAAAGCCTGGCTGCGTGGAACCGCCATCGGTTTCCCGATCGGGGCCATGCCGGCCGGCGGTGCCGAGATCGGCACGTTCCTCTCCTATGCGGCCGAAAAGCGGCTGTCGAAGCATCCGGAAGAATTCGGCCACGGCGCCATCGAAGGCGTCGCCGGTCCGGAAGCGGCCAACAATGCTTCGGCTGCGGGAACGCTGGTGCCTTTGCTGACGCTGGGCCTGCCGACCACCGCGACGGCGGCGATCATGCTGGCCGGCTTCCAGCAATACGGCCTGCAACCGGGTCCGCTGCTGTTTGCCACCAATCCACAGCTCGTCTGGGGCCTGATCGCCTCGCTGCTCATTGCCAACTTCATGCTTCTGGTTTTGAACCTGCCGCTGGTTGGCCTGTGGGTGAAGCTTTTGACGATCCCCAAGCCCTGGCTTTATGCCGGCATCCTGTTGTTTGCCACGCTCGGAACGATCGGCGCCAATCCGTCGGTCTTCGAACTCGGCATGCTTCTGGCGTTCGGTGTGCTCGGCTATGGCATGCGCATCTTCGGTTACCCGATCGCGCCTGTCGTCGTCGGCCTGATCCTCGGCCCCTTGGCCGAGCAGCAGTTGCGCCGTGCGCTTGCGATCAGCCAGGGTGATGTGACGGTGCTATTCACCTCCCCGGTCGCGGCCGTGCTGCTCGTCATTGCCGCCGCTGCCCTGATCGTGCCGCTGATCCTACGGGCGCGCGGGCGTGGCCAGGTGCTCTCGCAGCTTGCCGCAAACGAAGATTAA
- a CDS encoding DUF475 domain-containing protein encodes MTTAPQTSTLGYFKWSFIVTAVGLALGAWLGWTTTGTIGGMATVFFICTVLAVLEISLSFDNAIVNANKLKEMTPVWQQRFLTWGILIAVFGMRIVFPLLIVVIAAQIGPIEALVLAAARPEEYARIMNEAHLPIAAFGGTFLMMVGLKFFFDHEKDVHWIQVLERNMSRFASIKGVEIAFVLTVILCFSSLLEGEEATTFIYCAIYGLLTFLAVEVIGGLLDASQQTMNAAAKGGLGAFIYLEVLDASFSFDGVIGAFAMTQNLFIIAIGLGIGAMYVRSMTIMLVEKGTLAEYRYLEHGAFYAILILSVIMYVQTLFHIPEVITGLGGATLIGISLWSSIKHNRREQLAGAH; translated from the coding sequence ATGACAACCGCTCCCCAGACATCCACTCTCGGCTATTTCAAATGGTCTTTCATCGTTACCGCCGTTGGTCTTGCGCTCGGCGCCTGGCTCGGCTGGACGACCACAGGCACGATCGGCGGCATGGCCACGGTCTTCTTCATTTGTACGGTGCTTGCCGTGCTGGAAATCTCGCTGTCCTTCGATAACGCCATCGTCAATGCCAACAAGCTCAAGGAAATGACACCGGTCTGGCAACAGCGGTTCCTGACCTGGGGTATCCTCATTGCCGTTTTCGGCATGCGGATCGTCTTCCCGCTGCTGATCGTCGTCATCGCCGCCCAGATCGGGCCGATCGAGGCGCTTGTGCTGGCCGCCGCACGCCCGGAAGAATATGCCCGTATCATGAACGAGGCGCACCTACCGATCGCCGCTTTCGGCGGGACGTTCCTGATGATGGTCGGCCTGAAATTCTTCTTCGACCATGAGAAGGATGTGCACTGGATCCAGGTCCTGGAACGCAACATGTCGCGGTTCGCCTCGATCAAGGGCGTCGAAATCGCCTTCGTGCTGACCGTGATCCTGTGCTTCTCCTCGCTGCTGGAAGGCGAAGAGGCCACCACGTTCATCTACTGCGCCATCTACGGCCTGTTGACCTTCCTTGCAGTGGAAGTCATCGGCGGCCTGCTCGATGCATCGCAGCAGACGATGAATGCGGCGGCAAAGGGTGGTCTCGGTGCCTTCATCTATCTTGAAGTGCTGGATGCGAGCTTCTCCTTCGACGGTGTTATCGGGGCTTTTGCCATGACGCAGAACCTCTTCATCATCGCCATCGGCCTTGGCATCGGCGCCATGTATGTGCGCTCGATGACGATCATGCTGGTGGAAAAAGGCACGCTTGCCGAATACCGCTACCTGGAACACGGCGCTTTCTACGCGATCCTGATCCTGTCGGTGATCATGTATGTCCAGACGCTCTTCCATATTCCGGAAGTCATCACCGGTCTTGGCGGTGCAACGCTCATCGGCATCTCGCTCTGGTCGTCGATCAAGCACAACCGCCGCGAACAGTTGGCCGGCGCGCACTAA
- a CDS encoding FdhF/YdeP family oxidoreductase translates to MGKTVFIGKASKAAGGWGALKSCGKRLLESGSPISGARALLKANQPDGFDCPGCAWGDPEHGSSFEFCENGVKAVAWEATDKRTPPDFFAANTVTALQSWSDYELEQQGRLTHPMRYDSATDTYTRVSWDAAFAEIGAILNSFDTPDRAEFYTSGRASNEAAFLYQLFVRLYGTNNFPDCSNMCHEASGIAMKQAVGVGKGTVLLEDFEKADAIFVIGQNPGTNHPRMLGDLRRAAQRGAKIAVFNPVRERGLERFADPQDKLEMLRGGSTEIASDYFQPRLGGDMAAVRGMAKAVFAADDAALASGELSILDRDFLAQHTAGFEAYRAAVDATGWAEIEDQSGLTRLELERAAETYLGAERVICTWAMGVTQHRHSVITIREIANFMMLRGNIGRLGAGLCPVRGHSNVQGDRTVGINEKAPAVFLDALEREFDFKAPRKEGHNVLAAIGAMLDGSAKAFIGLGGNFARATPDSPIIAKALSRQKLTVNIATKLNHSHLMPGEVSFILPCLGRTEIDRNSKGVSQIVTVEDSMSMVHGSGGINKPASPELRSEVAIIAGIAAATVGSVKVDWAALADDYDLIRNHIANVIPGFENYNERVRKPRGFHLRNAAANREWETPAGRATFWSGMLPAAIEHQVARGQDGVFVLQTFRSHDQYNTTIYGMDDRYRGVYGERSVVFINPADLAELGAEAGSRVDVIGKHDDGILRTASDFRLVPYDIPRGCVAGYYPELNVLVPLSSAGEESDTPTSKSVLVSFRTRDTSAEAA, encoded by the coding sequence ATGGGCAAGACTGTTTTCATCGGCAAAGCCTCCAAAGCTGCGGGCGGCTGGGGTGCATTGAAAAGCTGCGGCAAGCGGCTTCTGGAAAGCGGTTCGCCGATTTCGGGCGCGCGTGCGCTGTTGAAGGCAAACCAGCCCGATGGCTTCGATTGCCCCGGCTGCGCCTGGGGTGATCCCGAACATGGATCCTCGTTCGAATTTTGTGAAAACGGCGTCAAGGCCGTGGCCTGGGAGGCAACGGACAAGCGCACGCCGCCGGATTTCTTCGCGGCAAACACCGTCACGGCGCTGCAATCCTGGAGCGACTACGAGCTGGAACAGCAGGGCCGCCTCACCCATCCGATGCGCTATGACAGCGCCACCGACACCTATACACGTGTCAGCTGGGACGCTGCCTTTGCCGAGATCGGCGCCATCCTCAACAGTTTCGACACGCCCGACCGGGCGGAATTCTACACCTCCGGTCGCGCCTCCAACGAAGCCGCCTTCCTCTACCAGCTGTTCGTGCGGCTCTACGGCACCAACAATTTTCCCGATTGCTCCAACATGTGCCACGAGGCAAGCGGCATCGCCATGAAACAGGCCGTCGGCGTCGGCAAGGGCACCGTGCTTCTGGAGGATTTTGAAAAGGCCGACGCCATCTTCGTCATCGGCCAGAATCCCGGCACCAATCATCCGCGCATGCTCGGCGACCTGCGCCGTGCCGCACAGCGCGGCGCAAAAATCGCAGTGTTCAATCCGGTGCGCGAGCGCGGGCTGGAACGGTTTGCCGATCCGCAAGACAAGCTGGAAATGCTGCGCGGCGGCTCGACCGAGATTGCCAGCGACTATTTCCAGCCACGCCTCGGTGGCGACATGGCCGCCGTGCGCGGCATGGCCAAGGCCGTCTTTGCCGCCGATGACGCAGCCCTTGCGTCAGGCGAACTTTCCATTCTCGATCGTGATTTCCTGGCGCAGCACACCGCCGGTTTTGAAGCCTACCGGGCCGCTGTCGACGCGACCGGCTGGGCCGAGATCGAGGATCAGTCGGGCCTGACGCGGCTGGAGCTGGAACGCGCAGCCGAAACCTATCTGGGCGCCGAACGCGTGATCTGCACCTGGGCCATGGGAGTGACGCAGCACCGGCATTCGGTGATCACCATCCGCGAGATCGCGAATTTCATGATGCTGCGCGGCAATATCGGCAGGCTGGGCGCCGGCCTCTGCCCCGTGCGCGGACATTCCAACGTGCAGGGCGACCGCACCGTGGGGATCAACGAGAAGGCGCCTGCCGTCTTTCTCGATGCTCTGGAACGGGAATTCGATTTCAAGGCGCCGCGCAAGGAGGGCCATAACGTGCTGGCCGCCATCGGCGCCATGCTGGATGGCTCTGCCAAAGCCTTTATCGGCCTTGGCGGCAATTTCGCCCGCGCCACCCCCGATAGCCCGATCATTGCCAAGGCGCTTTCGCGGCAGAAGCTGACGGTCAATATCGCCACCAAGCTCAATCACTCGCACCTGATGCCGGGCGAGGTCAGCTTCATCCTGCCCTGCCTTGGCCGCACAGAGATCGACCGGAACTCAAAGGGCGTCAGCCAGATCGTCACCGTCGAGGATTCCATGAGCATGGTGCATGGCTCCGGCGGCATCAACAAACCGGCCTCGCCGGAACTGCGCTCCGAAGTCGCCATCATCGCCGGTATCGCGGCGGCGACTGTCGGTTCAGTCAAGGTAGACTGGGCAGCGCTTGCCGATGATTACGATCTGATCCGCAATCACATCGCCAATGTCATCCCCGGTTTCGAAAATTACAACGAACGCGTCCGCAAGCCGCGCGGCTTCCACCTGCGCAATGCCGCCGCAAACCGGGAATGGGAAACCCCGGCTGGCCGCGCCACCTTCTGGAGCGGCATGCTTCCCGCCGCCATCGAACATCAGGTCGCCCGTGGCCAGGACGGCGTCTTCGTGCTGCAGACTTTCCGCTCGCACGACCAGTACAATACGACGATCTACGGCATGGACGACCGCTATCGTGGCGTCTATGGCGAACGCAGCGTCGTCTTTATCAATCCCGCCGACCTCGCTGAGCTCGGTGCGGAGGCGGGCAGCCGCGTCGATGTGATCGGCAAGCATGATGACGGCATCTTGCGCACCGCCAGCGATTTCCGCCTGGTACCCTATGACATTCCGCGCGGCTGCGTTGCCGGCTATTATCCGGAACTGAACGTCCTGGTCCCGCTTTCGAGCGCCGGTGAAGAAAGCGATACGCCGACATCGAAATCTGTCCTCGTATCCTTCCGCACAAGGGATACATCAGCAGAAGCCGCGTAA
- a CDS encoding DMT family transporter yields MTTETLAPSSNAARNGVLIMLLGMLMFSLNDVMGKWLVSTYSVPQLMTIRSIAALIVLTPFFIKRGWRSLIQVDRPWLHALRSLLFAVDASAFYFAVAYMPLADAMTYWLAAPIYVAAASPFLLGEKVGWRRWTAILIGFAGVIIALEPSAKSFSLPALIALVGSAAFAFALLLGRTLRSTPDTTLIFWQLSGALIFSLVGVGANTAGWAPLDMQALFALSLLGIVAMMAHLLVSRSLKLADAATVVPLQYTLLFWAVVFGWMFFGDTPRWTVLVGAALIIASGLFIFFREQQLKRQSAINN; encoded by the coding sequence ATGACCACTGAGACCCTTGCCCCTTCATCAAATGCCGCCCGCAACGGCGTGTTGATCATGCTCTTGGGCATGCTGATGTTCTCGCTCAACGACGTCATGGGGAAATGGCTGGTCTCGACCTATTCTGTTCCCCAGCTGATGACGATCCGCAGCATCGCCGCGCTGATCGTGCTGACGCCGTTTTTCATCAAGCGCGGCTGGCGCAGCCTCATCCAGGTCGACCGGCCGTGGCTGCATGCGCTGCGTTCGCTGCTGTTTGCCGTCGATGCATCGGCCTTCTATTTTGCGGTCGCCTATATGCCGCTGGCCGATGCGATGACCTATTGGCTGGCGGCCCCGATCTATGTCGCGGCCGCGTCGCCGTTCCTGCTTGGCGAAAAAGTCGGCTGGCGGCGGTGGACGGCGATCCTGATCGGCTTTGCCGGGGTCATCATCGCGCTGGAACCATCCGCCAAGAGCTTTTCGCTGCCGGCGCTGATCGCGCTGGTCGGTAGTGCCGCCTTCGCTTTTGCGCTGCTTTTGGGGCGGACCCTGCGGTCAACGCCTGATACGACGCTGATCTTCTGGCAGCTGAGCGGCGCGCTGATCTTTTCTCTGGTCGGCGTCGGGGCCAATACGGCCGGCTGGGCGCCACTCGATATGCAGGCGCTGTTTGCGCTCAGCCTTCTCGGCATCGTCGCGATGATGGCGCATCTTCTGGTCAGCCGCTCGCTGAAGCTTGCGGATGCGGCCACCGTCGTACCTTTGCAATATACGCTTCTGTTTTGGGCTGTGGTCTTCGGCTGGATGTTCTTCGGCGATACGCCGCGCTGGACCGTGCTCGTCGGCGCAGCGCTGATCATCGCGTCCGGCCTGTTCATCTTCTTCCGCGAACAGCAGTTGAAGCGCCAGAGCGCGATCAACAACTAG